A window of the Bacillus andreraoultii genome harbors these coding sequences:
- a CDS encoding thiamine diphosphokinase — MIVHIVAGGPEFYLPNLSEYKEEGDIIWVGVDRGNIHLLNYGFIPDIAVGDFDSITAEEYDLLKEKNINIEKHPPEKDETDMELALTLAFSYNPNRIRIFGATGGRLDHFLGNLFFLINLKERNEHIAFEMIDRKNLIEVKQPGTYKIKRLPDKQYISFIPITKNVENLTLDGFKYPLNNRHIFFGSTLCISNELIYNYGTYSFSKGILLVIRSNDL; from the coding sequence ATGATTGTCCATATCGTTGCAGGCGGACCTGAATTTTATCTACCTAATTTGAGTGAATATAAAGAAGAGGGAGATATTATTTGGGTTGGTGTGGATCGAGGGAATATTCATTTATTAAATTACGGATTCATACCAGATATAGCGGTTGGAGATTTTGATTCCATTACAGCTGAGGAATATGACCTATTAAAAGAAAAAAATATAAATATTGAAAAACATCCTCCTGAAAAAGATGAAACGGATATGGAATTAGCTCTAACTCTTGCATTTTCATATAACCCGAATAGAATACGAATCTTTGGGGCAACTGGTGGAAGATTGGATCATTTTTTAGGTAACTTGTTTTTTCTAATAAATTTAAAGGAAAGAAATGAACATATAGCGTTTGAAATGATTGACCGAAAGAACTTAATTGAAGTTAAGCAACCTGGAACGTATAAAATAAAAAGACTCCCAGATAAGCAGTATATATCCTTTATTCCAATTACAAAGAATGTAGAAAATTTGACGCTAGATGGTTTTAAATATCCATTAAATAATCGTCATATTTTCTTTGGTTCAACACTATGTATAAGTAATGAACTTATTTATAATTATGGTACTTATTCATTTTCAAAAGGCATATTATTAGTAATAAGAAGTAATGATTTATAG
- the rpe gene encoding ribulose-phosphate 3-epimerase yields MIKIAPSILSADFSKLGQEVKDVEQGGADYIHIDVMDGQFVPNITIGPLIVEAIRPVTSLPFDVHLMIEHPENFVQHFVNAGADIISVHVESCTHLHRTIYQIKESGIKAGVVLNPATPVEMVRDILQDIDLVLLMTVNPGFGGQSFIPNVLNKIDQIKRWKDELGLSFEIEVDGGINAETAKLCIEHGVDVLVAGSFIFNNKDRKQAINLIRAVESDYQ; encoded by the coding sequence ATGATAAAAATTGCACCATCAATTTTATCAGCAGACTTTTCAAAGTTAGGCCAAGAAGTAAAAGATGTTGAACAAGGAGGGGCGGATTATATACATATTGATGTAATGGATGGACAATTTGTCCCTAATATAACAATCGGACCATTAATCGTTGAAGCAATCCGTCCGGTTACTTCTTTGCCATTTGATGTTCATCTAATGATTGAACATCCAGAGAACTTTGTACAACATTTTGTGAATGCAGGAGCTGATATCATTTCTGTACATGTAGAAAGTTGCACTCATCTACATCGAACGATTTATCAGATTAAAGAGTCAGGTATTAAGGCAGGTGTTGTTCTAAATCCAGCAACACCGGTTGAAATGGTTCGTGATATTTTACAAGATATTGATCTTGTTTTGCTAATGACTGTAAACCCAGGTTTCGGTGGCCAATCATTTATTCCAAATGTTTTAAATAAAATTGATCAAATTAAGCGGTGGAAAGATGAGTTAGGATTGTCTTTTGAAATTGAAGTAGATGGAGGAATTAACGCTGAAACAGCCAAGCTTTGTATAGAGCATGGTGTTGATGTGTTAGTGGCGGGTTCCTTTATATTCAATAACAAAGACCGGAAACAAGCAATTAACTTAATTCGCGCAGTAGAAAGTGATTATCAATGA
- the rsgA gene encoding ribosome small subunit-dependent GTPase A, whose translation MPEGKIIKALSGFYYVKSEDGIYQCRGRGVFRKNKITPLVGDDVEFLAENNKEGYILEIKERQNELIRPPVANVDQAILIFSAKNPDFNSALLDRFLVLIESNHIQPVIVITKMDLTEDSDVDVIEKYVHDYESIGYQVVVTSSKKGDGMDQITPILKDKISVFAGQSGVGKSSLLNALRPELELETNAISKHLGRGKHTTRHVELIEIAEGLVADTPGFSSLDFKNIELEELTFYFPEMKTRINDCKFRGCLHVKEPGCAIKEAVIKDEIKTYRYEHYLSFLEEIRQRKPRYER comes from the coding sequence ATGCCGGAAGGAAAGATTATAAAAGCATTAAGTGGTTTTTATTATGTTAAAAGTGAGGATGGAATATATCAATGCCGTGGTAGAGGAGTTTTCCGAAAAAATAAAATCACACCATTAGTAGGAGATGATGTTGAGTTTCTTGCTGAAAATAATAAGGAAGGGTATATTCTAGAAATTAAAGAGCGGCAAAATGAATTAATTCGGCCACCTGTAGCAAATGTTGATCAAGCAATATTAATATTCTCTGCAAAAAATCCAGACTTTAATTCTGCATTACTAGATCGCTTTTTAGTATTAATTGAATCGAATCACATACAACCTGTTATAGTCATTACTAAAATGGATTTAACTGAAGATAGCGACGTAGATGTGATTGAAAAATATGTTCATGACTATGAATCAATAGGCTATCAAGTAGTAGTCACATCTTCAAAAAAAGGAGATGGAATGGATCAAATTACGCCGATTTTAAAAGACAAGATATCGGTTTTTGCTGGACAGTCAGGTGTCGGAAAATCGTCTCTACTCAATGCACTTCGACCAGAGCTTGAACTTGAAACTAACGCAATTTCAAAACACTTAGGAAGAGGAAAGCACACGACAAGACATGTGGAATTAATAGAAATAGCCGAGGGCCTAGTTGCAGACACACCTGGATTCAGTTCACTTGATTTTAAAAATATTGAGCTAGAAGAGTTAACCTTTTATTTTCCAGAAATGAAGACCCGTATTAATGACTGCAAATTTCGGGGTTGCCTGCATGTAAAAGAACCTGGTTGTGCAATTAAAGAAGCTGTTATAAAAGATGAGATAAAAACATATCGCTATGAACACTATTTATCCTTTTTAGAGGAAATTAGACAAAGAAAGCCGAGGTATGAAAGATGA
- the pknB gene encoding Stk1 family PASTA domain-containing Ser/Thr kinase: MLIGKRINDRYKIIKFVGSGGMANVYLARDMILDRDVAVKVLRLDFANDDELIRRFHREAQSVTSLVHPNIVNIFDVGEEDNIYYIVMEYVEGETLKQFIQNHFPIPIEKVVDIALQITSAISHAHQNNIIHRDIKPQNILIDKKGNVKITDFGIAVALTSTTITQTNSVLGSVHYISPEQARGRLATKKSDIYSLGIVLFELLTGRLPFSGESAVSIALKHLQSETPHPRNWNPSIPQSIENIILKATAKDPIYRYNDVEELREDLLTCLEPDRLNEPAFVLPVDEEATKVLPVIKEPKNVEEPIQSEAMKEKEKKVKNEKKNNIKKSKNDKKKKKKRWPLVLVLISLFIILFGVLLVTTDIFGSKDVEVPDVRNMSLEDAIDTLEKAKFDIGETIKQPDDEIQNNYVIKTNPKAGRMKVQGTPVTIYVSTGKKTITLDDFRGKQLDDVEKTLEEGSIKFKNIEINEEYNEREAGTIIDQDPAPNEEIVPEDTVLVLTVSKGVRTFSLANLSNYTMDELKKYAESNGININVTEKYHDTVPEGRVISQNKKPGTALKKGTTVEVEISKGKEEIPPKTVTIDISIVYTGNPEENQSQHVQIFIEDMNHQLSEPYDTFDMTETTRKRFDLVIQPNSSARYKVVVDDQVVQDQVVPY, translated from the coding sequence ATGCTCATTGGTAAAAGAATCAATGATCGTTACAAGATTATCAAATTCGTTGGTAGCGGTGGAATGGCTAATGTTTATCTTGCTCGTGACATGATTCTTGATAGAGATGTCGCGGTCAAAGTATTACGCCTTGATTTCGCTAATGATGATGAACTTATTCGTCGTTTTCACCGTGAGGCACAATCAGTGACAAGTTTAGTACATCCAAATATTGTTAATATTTTTGATGTTGGTGAGGAAGATAATATTTATTATATAGTGATGGAATATGTTGAAGGAGAAACATTAAAGCAATTTATTCAAAATCACTTTCCGATTCCAATTGAAAAAGTAGTGGATATTGCGTTACAAATTACGTCTGCAATTAGTCATGCACATCAAAATAATATTATTCATCGGGATATTAAACCGCAAAATATTCTAATTGATAAAAAGGGAAATGTAAAAATTACGGATTTTGGTATTGCTGTTGCATTAACATCAACTACAATTACTCAAACAAATTCGGTATTAGGTTCTGTTCACTATATTTCACCAGAACAAGCCCGGGGAAGGTTAGCAACAAAAAAATCAGATATTTATTCTTTAGGTATTGTCCTATTTGAGTTGCTTACAGGACGACTCCCTTTTTCAGGGGAATCAGCCGTCTCTATTGCACTAAAACATTTACAATCTGAAACGCCTCACCCTAGAAATTGGAATCCTTCGATACCACAAAGCATTGAAAATATTATTTTAAAAGCAACCGCAAAAGATCCGATTTATCGATACAACGATGTAGAAGAATTAAGAGAAGATTTATTAACTTGTTTAGAGCCTGATCGACTCAATGAACCGGCATTTGTATTACCAGTAGATGAAGAAGCGACAAAAGTGCTTCCAGTTATTAAAGAGCCTAAAAATGTAGAAGAACCGATTCAAAGCGAGGCAATGAAAGAAAAAGAAAAGAAAGTAAAAAACGAAAAGAAGAACAATATTAAGAAAAGTAAAAATGATAAAAAGAAGAAAAAGAAGAGATGGCCTCTTGTACTAGTTTTAATTTCTCTTTTCATCATTTTGTTCGGGGTTCTATTAGTAACAACCGATATATTTGGAAGTAAAGACGTAGAAGTGCCTGATGTTAGAAATATGAGTTTAGAAGACGCCATTGATACATTAGAAAAGGCGAAATTTGATATTGGTGAAACAATCAAACAGCCAGATGATGAAATTCAAAATAATTATGTGATTAAGACAAATCCGAAAGCTGGTAGAATGAAAGTACAAGGTACACCAGTTACTATTTATGTTAGTACAGGGAAAAAGACGATTACTTTGGACGATTTTCGTGGTAAGCAACTCGATGATGTGGAAAAGACACTAGAGGAAGGTTCTATTAAGTTTAAAAATATAGAAATAAATGAAGAATATAATGAACGTGAAGCTGGAACAATAATTGATCAGGATCCGGCTCCGAATGAAGAAATTGTACCTGAAGATACAGTATTAGTTCTTACTGTAAGTAAGGGAGTAAGAACATTTTCTTTAGCTAACTTATCGAATTATACAATGGATGAATTAAAAAAATATGCAGAATCTAATGGAATTAATATTAACGTTACTGAAAAGTATCATGACACGGTGCCTGAGGGACGTGTGATAAGTCAAAATAAAAAGCCAGGAACTGCATTGAAGAAAGGTACAACGGTTGAAGTTGAAATATCAAAAGGAAAAGAAGAAATACCTCCAAAAACCGTTACAATCGATATTTCAATTGTCTATACTGGTAATCCAGAGGAAAATCAGTCACAACATGTTCAAATTTTTATTGAGGATATGAATCACCAACTTTCTGAGCCTTATGATACGTTTGATATGACTGAAACGACGAGAAAACGATTTGATTTAGTGATTCAACCGAATTCCAGTGCTCGGTATAAAGTAGTTGTTGACGATCAAGTTGTTCAAGATCAAGTTGTTCCTTATTAA
- a CDS encoding Stp1/IreP family PP2C-type Ser/Thr phosphatase, whose translation MKVVCRTDRGKVRNHNEDHVGIFTDNDGNSLAVVADGMGGHLAGDVASRMTIELIQQLWETDQPKITTAENAIEWFTNSIQMINEKIYHYANENPECKGMGTTFVAALCTENFVTVAHIGDSRCYILNSHGFQQLTDDHSLVNELVKSGQISKEDAEHHPRKNVLLRALGTEPAVQIDTVTVELEVGDYIILCTDGLSNKVSDSEIKEVLKTEQDLAEKADRLIQMANDNGGEDNITLAIIYKDHLKAGDD comes from the coding sequence ATGAAAGTTGTCTGTCGTACAGATCGAGGTAAAGTTAGAAACCATAATGAAGACCATGTTGGTATTTTTACAGATAACGACGGGAATTCACTCGCTGTCGTTGCCGATGGGATGGGAGGACACCTTGCTGGTGATGTAGCTAGTAGGATGACAATAGAATTAATACAACAGTTATGGGAAACCGACCAACCGAAAATTACCACTGCCGAGAATGCAATCGAATGGTTTACGAATTCAATACAAATGATTAACGAAAAAATTTATCATTATGCAAATGAGAACCCAGAATGTAAAGGAATGGGCACGACATTCGTTGCCGCCCTTTGTACTGAAAACTTCGTAACTGTTGCCCATATTGGTGACAGTAGATGTTACATACTAAATAGCCATGGGTTTCAACAATTAACAGATGATCACTCTTTAGTTAATGAACTTGTGAAAAGTGGTCAAATTTCGAAAGAGGATGCTGAACATCACCCACGAAAAAATGTATTACTTCGAGCATTAGGAACGGAACCTGCTGTTCAAATCGATACAGTGACAGTTGAACTAGAAGTGGGAGACTACATTATATTATGTACAGACGGTTTATCGAATAAAGTATCTGATTCAGAAATTAAAGAAGTTTTAAAAACCGAACAAGATTTAGCTGAAAAAGCTGATCGACTTATTCAAATGGCCAATGATAATGGTGGAGAAGATAATATTACACTGGCGATCATTTATAAGGATCATCTGAAAGCAGGTGATGACTAA
- the rsmB gene encoding 16S rRNA (cytosine(967)-C(5))-methyltransferase RsmB, which yields MSKTVREAALEILEIVEKNGAYSNLLLNTTIEKNKFSHVDANLLTELCYGTLQRKITLDYFIESFIKKQKRIDLWVRQLLRLSVYQMVYLDKIPDHAIINEAVKIAKKRGNKGISGFVNGVLRTIQRQGVPSTSLIKNPIEKLSIETSHPTWLVSRWIDQYGYEKTKAMCEENLQTAKQTARINLERTDLDGILEKLASEDFLVEQSSYVPVAIKAKKGNLVKSKAFQEGYITIQDESSMLVAYAVDPKEGERILDACAAPGGKTTHMAERMKNKGEIVALDLHDHKVKLIIENATRLGLSNIRARQMDSRTVTDHFEKESFDRILIDAPCSGLGVLKRKPDIKYTKTEQDIINLTRIQSQLLNNAATLLKNGGTLVYSTCTVDKEENQHLIRNFLQEHPEFQGDESLLNRIPKAIKPFVNQFEIEILPQDVKSDGFYIACLKKKV from the coding sequence ATGAGTAAAACAGTACGTGAAGCTGCACTAGAAATTCTTGAAATTGTTGAAAAAAATGGTGCCTATAGCAACTTACTATTAAATACAACGATAGAAAAAAATAAATTTTCACATGTAGATGCGAATCTTCTTACAGAACTATGTTATGGAACATTACAAAGAAAAATTACGCTTGATTATTTCATTGAATCTTTTATAAAAAAACAGAAACGTATAGATCTTTGGGTTCGACAACTATTGCGTCTTTCTGTTTATCAAATGGTTTACTTAGATAAAATCCCAGATCATGCTATTATAAATGAAGCTGTCAAAATTGCAAAAAAGCGTGGCAATAAAGGAATTAGCGGTTTTGTTAATGGCGTTTTACGTACAATTCAACGACAAGGGGTTCCATCTACTAGTTTAATTAAAAATCCAATAGAAAAACTATCCATCGAAACGAGCCACCCAACTTGGCTTGTAAGTAGGTGGATTGACCAATATGGATATGAGAAAACGAAAGCTATGTGTGAAGAAAATTTACAAACAGCAAAACAAACAGCACGGATTAATCTTGAAAGAACGGATTTGGATGGAATTTTAGAAAAGCTCGCATCGGAAGATTTTCTAGTAGAGCAGAGTTCTTATGTTCCAGTTGCTATAAAGGCAAAAAAAGGGAACTTAGTGAAGTCAAAAGCTTTTCAAGAAGGATATATTACGATTCAAGATGAGAGTTCGATGCTTGTCGCCTATGCTGTTGACCCTAAAGAAGGGGAACGAATATTAGATGCATGTGCGGCACCGGGTGGTAAAACAACACATATGGCAGAAAGAATGAAAAATAAAGGTGAGATTGTTGCACTAGATTTACATGATCATAAAGTAAAATTAATTATTGAAAATGCAACGAGATTAGGCCTATCAAATATACGTGCAAGACAGATGGATAGCCGTACAGTAACGGATCACTTTGAAAAAGAATCGTTTGATCGCATTCTGATTGATGCTCCATGTTCGGGATTAGGTGTTTTAAAAAGGAAACCCGATATAAAATATACGAAAACAGAACAAGATATAATCAATTTAACAAGAATTCAATCGCAATTATTAAACAACGCAGCAACATTATTGAAAAACGGTGGTACTTTAGTCTATAGTACATGTACCGTTGATAAAGAAGAAAATCAGCATCTTATCCGTAACTTTTTACAAGAACATCCGGAATTTCAAGGTGATGAATCGTTACTAAATCGTATACCTAAAGCAATAAAACCATTTGTAAATCAATTTGAAATCGAAATTTTGCCTCAAGATGTAAAAAGTGATGGTTTTTATATTGCATGCTTAAAAAAGAAAGTGTAA
- the fmt gene encoding methionyl-tRNA formyltransferase produces MTKIVFMGTPDFSVPILQQIIKDGYDVIGVVTQPDRPVGRKRIITPPPIKVEAEKHGIPIFQPEKLRSENAIQEILNLNPDLIITAAYGQILPKELLDAPKHGCINVHASLLPELRGGAPIHYAIIEGKRQTGITIMYMVEKLDAGDILTQTVVPIDEKDTVGTLHDKLSIAGAKLLSNTLPRLIEGEITPIKQNDEDATFASNIKRDQEKIDWNNRGEDIYNQIRGLNPWPVAHTTLDGRTLKVWWGEKIVDKSTKDKPGTIISIEKDGFIVSTGDDTAIKITELQPAGKKRMFAEQFLQGNHDLLGKKLGGNNE; encoded by the coding sequence ATGACAAAAATCGTTTTTATGGGTACACCAGATTTTTCAGTACCTATCTTACAACAAATAATTAAGGATGGATACGACGTAATTGGTGTTGTAACTCAACCAGATCGTCCAGTAGGTAGGAAACGAATCATAACTCCGCCACCAATTAAAGTAGAGGCGGAAAAACATGGGATTCCAATTTTTCAACCAGAAAAATTAAGAAGTGAGAATGCCATTCAGGAAATTTTGAATTTAAATCCTGATTTAATTATTACTGCTGCGTACGGTCAAATTTTACCAAAAGAGCTTCTTGACGCTCCAAAACATGGTTGCATAAATGTTCATGCCTCGCTACTTCCAGAATTAAGGGGAGGTGCCCCTATTCACTATGCTATTATTGAGGGGAAAAGACAAACAGGTATAACAATTATGTATATGGTTGAAAAATTAGATGCGGGAGATATATTAACTCAAACTGTTGTACCCATTGATGAGAAGGATACGGTTGGAACTTTACATGACAAATTGAGTATTGCTGGTGCTAAATTATTAAGTAATACATTACCAAGACTTATTGAAGGGGAAATTACACCCATTAAACAGAATGATGAAGATGCTACATTTGCTTCTAATATTAAACGTGATCAAGAAAAAATTGATTGGAATAATCGAGGGGAAGACATTTATAACCAAATTCGTGGACTCAATCCATGGCCGGTTGCCCATACCACATTAGACGGAAGAACATTAAAAGTTTGGTGGGGAGAAAAAATAGTTGATAAAAGTACAAAAGATAAACCAGGAACGATTATTTCAATTGAAAAAGACGGTTTTATTGTTTCTACTGGTGATGATACGGCAATAAAGATTACTGAATTACAACCTGCAGGTAAAAAACGAATGTTTGCTGAGCAATTTTTACAAGGGAACCATGATTTGTTAGGTAAAAAGTTGGGAGGAAATAATGAGTAA